The following are from one region of the Entelurus aequoreus isolate RoL-2023_Sb linkage group LG17, RoL_Eaeq_v1.1, whole genome shotgun sequence genome:
- the LOC133632416 gene encoding oocyte zinc finger protein XlCOF6.1-like, which yields MDDYCYAKMATSAKREHERESAPPTSSKSPTEIKTKTEDEEDQQLIGYPEELPPQPQVGSSTLKQEDPQPPHIKEEEEELWITQEADLTKLPLTIVSVKTEDDEEKPQLENLLAPLSDSETEDGLEEPFSSDTDWDCEMRTHTNNGHSECSKKKSCKKGLSCSVCAKVFTHKGNLTQHMRTHTGEKPFTCSVCGKSFSLKRPLDDHMRTHAGEKTFLCSLCGKSFFTRSGLTGHTTKHTREKTLSCDVCGKRFLYNADMLRHIRTHTGEKPFRCSVCGKSYTKSNILSDHMRTHTGEKPFSCSVCNERFVSKKHLNFHSTKHTGEKPFRCSVCPTRFTQKIDLVRHLRIHTGHKPFSCSVCGNRFTQKPAMLRHRKTHTEEKPFVAQCAVRDSLVKIIW from the coding sequence AAGACCAGCAGCTGATTGGTTATCCAGAAGAACTTCCTCCTCAGCCACAGgtggggagctccactttgaagcaggaggatccacagccaccccacattaaagaagaagaggaggaactctggatcactcaggaggctgatctcaccaagttgccactgactattgtctctgtgaagactgaagacgatgaagagaaaccacagcTGGagaacctcttagctccactatcagatagtgagactGAAGATGGGCTTGAGGAACCTTtcagcagcgatacagactgggATTGTGAAATGAGGACGCACACTAACAACggacactctgaatgctctaaaaAGAAGAGTTGTAAAAAaggtttgagctgctcagtttgtgctaaagTCTTCACACACAAGGGCAATctcactcaacacatgagaacacacacaggagaaaaaccattcacttgttcagtttgtggtaaaagcttttctctAAAGAGACCTTTGGATgaccacatgagaacacacgcagGAGAAAAAACTTTTCTTTGCTcactttgtggtaaaagcttttttACCAGATCAGGTTTGACAGGACACACAACGAAACACACTAGAGAAAAAACATTAAGTTGTGATGTTTGTGGTAAAAGATTCCTTTACAACGCAGATATGTTgagacacataagaacacacaccgGCGAAAAACCGTTcaggtgttcagtttgtggtaagagCTATACTAAAAGCAACATTTTGTCTgatcacatgagaacgcacactggagaaaaaccctttagtTGCTCAGTTTGTAACGAAAGATTTGTTTCCAAGAAACATTTGAATTTTCACTCAACgaaacacaccggagaaaaacccttCCGTTGTTCAGTTTGCCCGACAAGATTCACCCAGAAGATAGATTTAGTACGACACTTGAGAATACACACGGGACACAAACCGTTCAGTtgctcagtttgtggcaacagatTCACTCAGAAACCAGCTATGTTAAGACATCGGAAAACGCACACGGAAGAAAAACCTTTTGTTGCTCAGTGTGCGGTCAGAGATTCACTCGTAAAGATAATATGGTAA